The Nerophis ophidion isolate RoL-2023_Sa linkage group LG07, RoL_Noph_v1.0, whole genome shotgun sequence genome contains a region encoding:
- the bmp10 gene encoding bone morphogenetic protein 10, with amino-acid sequence MSQWTPLRSRHCLRTCGAVPEKVCSVSTARWRVTGTLPQRTQQRSTTLFIDRDCRKQTAGFFISMASILLYLWGTICSTKTFLLLWALLLLHGPLCGQSSPISNTDRRPRPATGTRDVLGGADNPSRSEQEGNPNRQGVLESLKEQFLQTFNLSGLGPPPLPPGSIREEPPEYMMELYNRFANDRTSQPVASIIRSFKNEDFSSSAVGAGGVRRHPLLFNVSVPHHERITAAELRLYTLIQTDRRLYAGVDRRVTIYEVVPGDGDDNTTHENVLVELGAEEAVALVELASRQVFGTDDGWEAFDLTSSVLRWRESERGTTHRLEVHIDSMALEVEARGFREENEIENTAAGNMKIDTGSKEKHKPLLIVFSDDQSSDHRDNKRELSEMIDHEANVIPQNDLENDLWGGYDESEPDEADLIQMRSNLIYDTTSRIRRNAKGNHCRRQPLHVEFKDIGWDSWILAPGSYDAYECSGTCSFPLTKHVTPTKHAIVQTLVNINSPQRAARACCVPTKLDPISLLYLDDTGVVTYKHKYEGMAVAECGCR; translated from the exons ATGAGTCAATGGACGCCGCTAAGAAGCCGTCACTGCCTTCGGACCTGCGGCGCCGTACCTGAAAAGGTGTGCTCGgtgagcactgcaaggtggcgtGTGACTGGCACACTGCCGCAGAGAACACAGCAAAGGTCAACAACACTTTTTATCGACAGGGACTGCAGAAAGCAAACTGCGGGTTTTTTCATCTCCATGGCGagcattttgttgtatttatggGGAACTATCTGCAGCACCAAAACTTTCCTCTTGCTCTGGGCACTCCTGTTGCTCCACGGGCCTCTCTGCGGACAGAGCAGCCCCATCTCCAATACGGACCGGAGGCCCCGACCAGCTACGGGGACACGGGACGTTCTGGGAGGGGCGGACAACCCGTCCCGTTCGGAGCAGGAGGGCAACCCGAACAGGCAGGGGGTCCTAGAGAGCTTGAAAGAGCAGTTTTTGCAGACGTTCAACCTGTCCGGCCTGGGTCCGCCTCCGCTGCCGCCTGGAAGCATACGAGAGGAGCCACCGGAGTACATGATGGAGCTCTACAACCGCTTCGCCAACGACCGCACTTCCCAGCCCGTTGCCAGCATCATCCGCAGCTTCAAAAACGAGG atttttcttcaagtgccgtAGGCGCCGGAGGCGTAAGGCGCCACCCACTTCTCTTCAACGTGTCCGTCCCCCACCACGAGCGCATCACGGCGGCCGAGCTCCGCCTCTATACCCTCATCCAGACTGACCGCCGTCTGTACGCCGGTGTGGACCGCAGGGTCACCATCTATGAGGTGGTACCTGGTGACGGGGACGACAACACCACCCATGAGAATGTTCTCGTAGAGTTAGGGGCGGAGGAGGCCGTGGCGCTGGTGGAGTTGGCGTCACGGCAAGTTTTCGGCACGGACGACGGCTGGGAAGCGTTTGACCTCACCTCTTCCGTCCTGCGGTGGCGGGAATCCGAGCGCGGCACCACGCATCGATTGGAGGTGCACATTGACAGCATGGCGCTTGAGGTCGAGGCTCGGGGGTTCAGGGAGGAAAACGAAATTGAGAACACGGCGGCAGGAAACATGAAGATCGACACCGGCAGCAAGGAAAAGCACAAACCTCTGCTGATTGTTTTCTCCGACGACCAAAGCAGCGACCATCGAGATAACAAGCGTGAGCTGAGTGAAATGATCGACCACGAAGCCAACGTCATCCCCCAAAACGACCTGGAGAACGACCTGTGGGGCGGGTACGACGAGTCCGAGCCGGACGAGGCGGACCTGATACAAATGCGCTCCAATCTGATCTACGATACGACCTCGCGTATCCGCCGCAACGCCAAGGGCAACCACTGCAGGAGACAACCTCTACATGTGGAGTTCAAAGACATCGGCTGGGACAGTTGGATCCTGGCGCCCGGCAGCTACGACGCCTACGAGTGCTCGGGGACGTGCTCGTTTCCGCTGACCAAACACGTCACGCCTACTAAACATGCCATCGTGCAGACGCTGGTGAACATCAACAGTCCTCAGAGGGCGGCGAGGGCCTGCTGCGTGCCCACCAAGCTGGATCCAATCTCGCTTCTCTACCTGGACGACACAGGCGTGGTGACGTACAAGCACAAGTACGAGGGCATGGCTGTTGCCGAGTGCGGCTGCAGATAG